The sequence below is a genomic window from Chloroflexota bacterium.
ATCCCGAGATCCCGTATGCCCTTCTGGGTTTCTTCCCCCACTTCTACATGCCGGACCTACCTTGCACATCCGTGCGCCATGCCGAAGAGGCACTTGAGGCTGCTCTTGAAGCCGGGCTGACCAATGTACGGGTAGGAAACCGACACCTCCTCTCGCGCGATTACTGAGCAGGGATAAAAGGGGAAATTAACGGGTCCTTTGATAGGTCGCATGCCGGGTGCGAATGAAATAGAGATCAGTGTATCAGTTGCTCGACAAAAGTAATCGAGTAGGCTCCGGCATAGGCGATGAGGGTGGCTTTGATCGTCTTGCCCATCCAGCAGAAGAGAAGAAACTTCCACAACGGAAATTCAAGCGCACCGGCGGCGAAACCCGCCAGGTCGAAGATGGGGTTGGGGATGACTGATAGCACGAAGATGGTCAGGGCACCGTAGCGCCGCATCCAATGCTCCAGGCGAGCGTATAACTGGGTATTCTCGACTATCGTCTGGCCTGCGTAGCCTGCCAGGTAGCCAGTCAGTTCACCGAGGGGTTCACCCAGACCCGCTACAAGCCCTACCAACAGCGGATTGAAGACACTGCCGGCAGCGAACACAATGGCCAGACTGGGCACGGGAAAAGCAACTGTCGCATTGCCAAGCAAAGCAATCAGCCAGACACCAAAATAGCCGTACCCTTCGAACTGAGCCAGACGGTCTCGATAGACTATGATCGCCACTGTGATGCCTGCTGCCAGGAGCAATGCTGCGAGGTGCGAGGCCCGTTGAGTCCGCTCCGACACTGGTCCCTGGCCTAAAGGGAGTGGTGCGCTTTCCAGATCAGTACTTTTATTCATCTCCGCCTATCTTGAGCGGCGCTCCGATGCGGATCACCATCGCTTTTCCTGGTGCGGCATTCTTCGTGGCGTTGGGTGCGTCCACCACCAGCGAACTATGCTTCACAATCCACTCGTAGTCATAACAACTGTGCCCTGCGATAATGGCCACACAATCCGCCCCTCTTAGCAATTCCACGGTCAGTGGCTGCGATTCGAGAACAGTGGGTTGCGGGCGAAACACATCATTGCCGACGAGAAAACGCGGGACATAAGGGTCGTTGTAAATGACCT
It includes:
- a CDS encoding VTT domain-containing protein; the encoded protein is MNKSTDLESAPLPLGQGPVSERTQRASHLAALLLAAGITVAIIVYRDRLAQFEGYGYFGVWLIALLGNATVAFPVPSLAIVFAAGSVFNPLLVGLVAGLGEPLGELTGYLAGYAGQTIVENTQLYARLEHWMRRYGALTIFVLSVIPNPIFDLAGFAAGALEFPLWKFLLFCWMGKTIKATLIAYAGAYSITFVEQLIH